A window of Ananas comosus cultivar F153 linkage group 4, ASM154086v1, whole genome shotgun sequence contains these coding sequences:
- the LOC109708868 gene encoding cleavage stimulation factor subunit 77 isoform X2 has protein sequence MAEELKGGSGGTTDIYNVEAAEILANEALLLPISEAAPIYEKLLSTFPTAAKYWKQYVEAYMAVNNDEATKQIFSRCLLNCLQISLWRCYIRFIRKVNEKKGTDGLEETKKAFDFLLSYVGSDIASGPIWMEYITFLKSMPATTVQIESQRMTSVRKVYQKAIVIPTHHVEQLWKEYESFENSVSRALAKGLLSEYQSKFNSAKAVYRERKKYIDDIDWNMLAIPPTGSSKEEQQCMAWKRLIAFEKGNPQRIDATSANRRVTFTYEQCLMYLYHYPDIWYDYATWHAKTGSVDSAVKVFQRALKALPDSELLRYAYAELEESRGAIQSAKKIYESLLANSVNVTSLTHIQFIRFLRRTEGIEAAKKYFLDARKSPSCTYHVFVAYATMAFCLDKDAKMAHSVFEAGLNKFMHEPGYILEYADFLCRLNDDRNVRALFERALSILPPEESVEVWKRFTQFEQTYGDLSSMLKVEQRRKEALSRTAEDGSSALENTLYDVVSRYSFMDLWPCSSKDLDHLAQQEWLAKNMNKVDKPTLQNGSSALEKAPVGLATNNKVSPPSTKVVLPDTSRMVVYDPRQTKDADAFVMGLHIGPEFSAPSSVNSSTSTLALLGAGTGTTQGIDEILKVLSPPLVAFITQLPSVKGPSPDLDVVLSILLQSSIPVGNIGKPASSSQQVLTGPVPSTSDISGSSWSRLNQNGSANRLRRDGQLGKRKDLERQEEDDTTTVQSRPLPQDVFRLRQIRKSRGVSNPQTGSAASGGSAFSWEQSISTD, from the exons ATGGCCGAGGAGTTAAAG GGTGGGAGTGGCGGGACTACCGATATCTATAATGTCGAAGCTGCTGAAATTCTTGCAAATGAAGCGTTG CTTCTTCCGATATCTGAGGCGGCGCCGATTTATGAGAAGCTTCTTTCGACCTTCCCGACGGCT GCCAAGTATTGGAAGCAGTATGTGGAGGCATATATGGCTGTAAACAATGACGAAGCCACAAAGCAGATATTTAGCCGGTGCTTATTGAATTGCCTTCAGATTTCTCTTTG GCGCTGTTACATTCGCTTCATCAGAAAAGTGAATGAAAAGAAGGGAACTGATGGTCTTGAAGAAACCAAGAAGGCTTTTGATTTTTTGCTGAGCTACGTTG GCTCTGACATTGCATCTGGACCCATTTGGATGGAATACATTACTTTCTTGAAATCGATGCCG GCTACAACAGTTCAGATAGAATCGCAGCGCATGACGTCTGTGCGGAAAGTATACCAAAAAGCAATTGTCATTCCGACTCATCATGTTGAACAGCTGTGGAAGGAATATGAGAGTTTTGAGAACTCTGTTAGCCGTGCATTG GCAAAAGGTCTATTATCTGAGTATCAATCAAAGTTTAATAGCGCTAAAGCTGTGTATAGAGAGCGAAAGAAATACATTGATGATATTGATTGGAACATGCTTGCCATTCCCCCAACTGGTTCTTCCAAG GAAGAGCAGCAATGCATGGCATGGAAAAGACTTATAGCCTTTGAAAA AGGGAACCCACAAAGGATCGATGCAACATCTGCTAATAGGAGGGTCACCTTTACCTATGAGCAG TGCCTGATGTATCTCTATCATTACCCTGATATATGGTATGACTATGCTACCTGGCATGCAAAGACTGGTTCTGTGGATTCTGCTGTTAAAGTATTTCAGCGAGCTTTAAAGGCACTTCCTG ATTCTGAATTATTGAGGTATGCCTATGCGGAACTGGAAGAGTCCCGAGGAGCAATTCAG TCTgcgaaaaaaatatatgagtCTCTTCTGGCCAATAGTGTCAATGTAACATCGCTCACTCACATTCAG TTCATTCGGTTCTTAAGGAGAACTGAAGGCATTGAAGCTGCTAAAAAATATTTCCTGGATGCGCGGAAGTCTCCAAGCTGCACATATCATGTGTTTGTTGCTTATGCCACAATGGCCTTTTGCCTCGACAAGGATGCAAAG ATGGCTCACAGTGTTTTTGAGGCTGGCCTAAATAAATTTATGCATGAGCCTGGATACATCCTTGA ATATGCAGATTTCTTGTGCCGTTTAAATGATGATAGAAATGTCCGTGCTCTGTTTGAGCGGGCTCTCAGCATACTGCCCCCAGAAGAGTCTGTCGAG GTGTGGAAACGCTTTACTCAGTTTGAACAGACATATGGTGATTTGTCAAGCATGTTGAAG GTTGAACAAAGGAGAAAGGAAGCTTTATCTAGGACAGCAGAGGATGGTTCATCGGCATTGGAAAACACTTTATATGATGTTGTTTCCCGCTATAGTTTTATGGATCTTTGGCCATGCTCTTCGAAAGATTTGGATCATTTGGCTCAGCAAGAG TGGCTTGCAAAGAACATGAATAAAGTTGACAAACCAACTTTGCAAAATGGAAGCAGTGCCTTAG AGAAGGCCCCTGTTGGACTTGCAACAAATAATAAGGTCTCACCACCATCTACAAAAGTTGTTCTTCCAGATACTTCTCGAATGGTCGTATATGATCCTAGACAGACAAAAG ATGCTGATGCTTTTGTTATGGGCCTGCATATAG GTCCCGAGTTTTCAGCGCCCTCTAGCGTAAATAGTTCTACCTCCACTTTAGCTCTTCTTGGCGCTGGCACTGGAACTACACAGGGAATTGATGAGATTTTGAAAGTGCTCTCTCCTCCATTGGTTGCCTTCATCACCCAGTTGCCTTCTGTTAAAG GGCCATCACCGGATCTGGATGTAGTATTATCTATTTTGCTGCAGAGCTCCATACCGGTTGGAAACATTGGTAAACCTGCTTCTTCCTCCCAGCAAGTATTGACGGGTCCCGTCCCTAGCACTAGCGACATTTCTGGCTCCAGCTGGTCACGGTTGAATCAGAATGGATCGGCTAATCGACTTCGGAGAGATGGACAACTTGGCAAAAGAAAAGATCTTGaaa GGCAAGAGGAAGATGATACTACAACAGTGCAGAGTCGGCCGCTCCCACAAGATGTCTTCAGGCTCCGGCAGATTCGGAAATCACGAGGCGTTAGCAATCCGCAGACGGGATCTGCCGCATCTGGCGGGAGCGCCTTTTCATGGGAGCAATCCATCAGCACTGATTAG